A genomic segment from Oceanibaculum indicum P24 encodes:
- the tsaD gene encoding tRNA (adenosine(37)-N6)-threonylcarbamoyltransferase complex transferase subunit TsaD, with amino-acid sequence MIVLGIETSCDETAAAIVTEDRQILSNVVLSQLDEHRPYGGVVPEIAARAHLDHIDRLVSQAMEEAHLGFADLSGIAATGGPGLIGGVIVGVMTAKSIAAVHDLPFLAVNHLEGHALTARLTDDVAFPYLLLLVSGGHCQLLLVEGVGRYALLGSTIDDAVGEAFDKTAKMLGLPYPGGPSLEKAALQGDATCHDLPRPMLGRPGCDFSFSGLKTAVRHIAEALPRPLPVQEQADLAASFQAAAAASLVNRCRNAMTALADSHPEVRTLVVAGGVASNQTIRAALTGLCADHGYSFVAPPPRLCTDNAAMIAWAGIERLRLGLTDGLDFAPRPRWPLDPDAISKQPRATARPVKTAQSAPLAARS; translated from the coding sequence ATGATCGTTCTGGGTATCGAGACAAGCTGCGATGAGACCGCCGCCGCCATCGTGACGGAGGATCGGCAAATTCTGTCCAATGTCGTGCTGTCGCAGCTCGACGAGCACCGGCCCTATGGCGGCGTGGTGCCGGAAATCGCCGCGCGCGCCCACCTCGACCATATCGACCGGCTGGTCAGCCAGGCGATGGAGGAAGCCCACCTGGGCTTCGCCGACCTGTCCGGCATCGCCGCGACCGGCGGACCGGGGCTGATCGGCGGCGTCATCGTCGGGGTGATGACGGCGAAATCCATCGCCGCCGTGCATGACCTGCCCTTCCTGGCGGTGAACCATCTGGAAGGCCACGCGCTGACGGCCCGGCTGACCGACGATGTCGCCTTTCCCTACCTGCTGCTGCTGGTGTCCGGCGGCCATTGCCAGCTGCTGCTGGTGGAGGGCGTCGGGCGCTATGCGCTGCTGGGCTCTACCATTGATGACGCTGTGGGCGAGGCTTTCGACAAGACCGCGAAGATGCTGGGCCTGCCTTACCCAGGCGGCCCGTCGCTGGAAAAGGCGGCACTGCAGGGCGACGCCACATGCCACGATTTGCCGCGCCCGATGCTGGGGCGGCCGGGCTGCGACTTCTCCTTCTCCGGCCTGAAGACTGCCGTGCGCCATATCGCCGAGGCGCTGCCGCGCCCGCTGCCGGTGCAGGAACAGGCCGACCTCGCCGCCAGCTTCCAGGCCGCCGCCGCCGCCAGCCTGGTGAACCGCTGCCGCAACGCGATGACGGCGCTGGCCGACAGCCATCCCGAGGTACGCACGCTGGTGGTGGCCGGCGGCGTTGCCTCCAACCAGACCATCCGCGCAGCGCTGACCGGCCTGTGCGCCGATCATGGCTACAGCTTTGTGGCCCCGCCGCCGCGCCTGTGCACCGACAATGCGGCGATGATCGCCTGGGCCGGCATCGAGCGGCTGCGCCTCGGCCTGACCGATGGGCTCGACTTCGCGCCGCGCCCGCGCTGGCCGCTGGACCCGGATGCGATATCGAAGCAGCCGCGTGCCACAGCGCGGCCGGTCAAGACGGCCCAAAGCGCGCCATTGGCAGCGCGGTCTTGA
- a CDS encoding EVE domain-containing protein — protein sequence MAHWLMKSEPFKYSWDQLVKDGRTHWDGVRNYQAANNLKAMKVGDLAFFYHSNEGVEIVGIAKIVKEYYPDPSDPAGKFGMVDVAPVKKLVKPVPLKAIKEDPRLTDIALVRQSRLSVQPVSDEHWNVLLEMGETSL from the coding sequence ATGGCGCACTGGCTGATGAAATCGGAGCCCTTCAAATATTCCTGGGACCAGCTGGTGAAGGACGGGCGCACTCATTGGGACGGGGTGCGCAACTACCAGGCCGCCAACAATCTGAAGGCGATGAAGGTCGGCGACCTCGCCTTCTTCTACCATTCCAACGAGGGGGTGGAGATCGTCGGCATCGCAAAGATCGTGAAGGAATATTATCCGGACCCCAGCGACCCCGCCGGCAAGTTCGGCATGGTCGATGTGGCGCCGGTGAAGAAGCTGGTGAAGCCGGTGCCGCTGAAGGCCATCAAGGAAGATCCGCGCCTCACCGACATCGCGCTGGTGCGCCAGTCGCGCCTGTCGGTGCAGCCGGTCAGCGACGAACACTGGAATGTCCTGCTGGAGATGGGGGAGACCAGCCTGTGA
- a CDS encoding VOC family protein: MSAPVWPVTGIDHILIAVRDLKQARTTYEGLGFRPTPMGRHTKLGSVNHCLMLENDYLELLAIDPESSVPNRWAGLLEVRQGVGAVALRSTDSKGAAVALRAAGLNPGDVSEFSRPVERPDGVKDASFTVLHIDHAATPGLREFLCQHHTPELVWLPEYQGHPNGAKAISEVIVVAPDPSAVVAAQERMFNTRAMGNSPHARVIETGTATMMVMTPDAFLKRFPKASLVKPALPYVAGFSLRLRDTMASAGWFRKQGIGFERSADGRAYLPPERACGVTLQFEMPA; the protein is encoded by the coding sequence ATGTCCGCGCCCGTCTGGCCCGTTACCGGCATCGACCATATCCTGATCGCGGTGCGCGATCTGAAGCAGGCCCGCACGACCTATGAGGGGCTGGGCTTCCGGCCGACGCCGATGGGGCGGCATACCAAGCTGGGTTCGGTCAATCACTGCCTGATGCTGGAAAACGACTATCTGGAGCTGCTCGCCATCGACCCGGAGAGCAGCGTGCCGAACCGCTGGGCCGGGCTGCTGGAAGTCCGGCAGGGTGTCGGCGCGGTGGCACTGCGCAGCACGGATTCGAAGGGGGCGGCGGTGGCGCTGCGGGCCGCCGGGCTGAACCCCGGCGATGTCAGCGAATTCTCCCGCCCCGTCGAGCGGCCGGACGGGGTGAAGGATGCCTCCTTCACGGTGCTGCATATCGACCATGCCGCCACGCCGGGCCTGCGCGAATTCCTGTGTCAGCACCATACGCCGGAACTGGTCTGGCTGCCGGAATATCAGGGGCATCCGAATGGCGCGAAGGCGATCTCCGAGGTGATCGTGGTCGCCCCCGACCCCTCCGCCGTCGTCGCCGCGCAGGAGCGCATGTTCAACACCCGCGCCATGGGCAACAGCCCGCATGCCCGCGTGATCGAGACCGGCACCGCGACCATGATGGTGATGACGCCGGATGCCTTCCTGAAGCGCTTCCCGAAGGCCTCGCTGGTGAAGCCGGCACTGCCCTATGTTGCCGGCTTCTCGCTCAGGCTGCGTGACACGATGGCCAGCGCCGGCTGGTTTCGCAAGCAGGGTATCGGCTTCGAGCGCAGCGCCGATGGCCGCGCCTATCTGCCGCCGGAACGCGCCTGCGGCGTGACGCTGCAATTCGAAATGCCGGCCTGA
- a CDS encoding YciI family protein, protein MLFSIVCQDKPNSVELRMATRPTHLEYLKERADKILVGGPVLGGGANGEEPTGSHLIVEMPDIEAARAFAANDPYALAGLFAHVEIKPWRKVFFNAALAE, encoded by the coding sequence ATGCTGTTTTCCATCGTGTGCCAGGACAAGCCGAACAGCGTCGAGCTGCGCATGGCCACCCGCCCGACCCATCTGGAGTATCTGAAGGAGCGGGCCGACAAGATCCTGGTCGGCGGCCCGGTGCTGGGCGGCGGCGCCAATGGCGAAGAGCCGACCGGCAGCCACCTGATCGTCGAGATGCCGGACATCGAGGCAGCCCGTGCCTTCGCCGCCAACGACCCCTATGCGCTGGCCGGGCTGTTCGCGCATGTCGAGATCAAGCCCTGGCGCAAGGTGTTCTTCAACGCCGCCCTCGCGGAGTAA
- a CDS encoding antibiotic biosynthesis monooxygenase family protein, whose amino-acid sequence MVVVLFEVYLDPAKGDRYFEIAASLRRELDQVDGFISVERFKSLVTENKYLSLSTWRDEQAVEAWYKVANHKKAQQEGIELLFTDYRIRVAGVFRDYDMAAGRPRVTMP is encoded by the coding sequence ATGGTGGTGGTACTGTTCGAGGTGTATCTCGACCCGGCGAAGGGCGACCGCTATTTCGAGATTGCCGCCAGCCTGCGCCGCGAGCTGGATCAGGTGGACGGTTTCATCTCGGTGGAACGCTTCAAGAGCCTGGTCACCGAGAACAAGTATCTGTCGCTGTCCACCTGGCGCGATGAGCAGGCGGTCGAGGCGTGGTATAAGGTGGCCAATCACAAGAAGGCACAGCAGGAAGGGATCGAGCTGCTGTTCACCGATTACCGCATCCGTGTCGCCGGCGTGTTCCGCGACTATGACATGGCCGCCGGCCGGCCCCGCGTGACGATGCCGTAA
- a CDS encoding DUF1194 domain-containing protein has product MIRFARRTFLALLALICLLAAPPASTPARADNLDLLLVLAADGSGSIDEDEFKLQREGYAAAISDPRVVQAIQSGYGGAIAVALIEWGAPTSQHIIVEWTVIRDQASADGFAAAILAAPRKAFGYNSISNAIAYSATLMRESGLKAPRKVIDVSGDGPQIGGMPLERIRNEAIDEDITINALAINNKDGMLRGPGGMPLDEHYRRDVIGGFGAFVEVAESRADLNRALLKKLIREIADARPTGRTLAER; this is encoded by the coding sequence ATGATCCGCTTTGCCCGACGGACCTTCCTCGCCCTGCTGGCCCTTATCTGCCTCCTCGCCGCCCCGCCAGCATCGACACCAGCGCGCGCTGATAATCTGGATCTGCTGCTGGTGCTGGCCGCCGACGGCTCCGGCTCCATTGATGAGGACGAGTTCAAGCTGCAGCGCGAGGGCTATGCCGCCGCAATCAGCGATCCGCGCGTCGTGCAGGCGATCCAGTCCGGCTATGGCGGCGCGATTGCCGTCGCCCTCATCGAATGGGGCGCACCAACCTCCCAACACATCATCGTGGAATGGACGGTGATCCGGGATCAGGCCAGCGCCGATGGATTCGCCGCCGCCATCCTGGCCGCCCCGCGCAAGGCCTTCGGCTATAACTCGATCTCCAACGCCATCGCCTATTCCGCGACGCTGATGCGCGAAAGCGGGCTGAAGGCGCCGCGCAAGGTGATCGATGTCTCGGGCGACGGGCCGCAGATCGGCGGCATGCCGCTGGAGCGAATCCGTAACGAGGCCATCGACGAGGACATCACCATCAACGCGCTGGCGATCAACAACAAGGACGGCATGCTGCGCGGTCCCGGCGGCATGCCGCTGGACGAGCATTACCGGCGCGACGTGATCGGCGGCTTCGGCGCCTTCGTGGAAGTGGCGGAAAGCCGCGCCGACCTGAACCGCGCGCTGCTGAAGAAGCTGATCCGGGAAATCGCCGATGCCCGCCCCACCGGCCGGACGCTGGCCGAACGCTAG
- a CDS encoding glutathione S-transferase family protein: MLRLYDYLDSGNGYKVRLLLAKLGLAYELVELDILKGASRTKDFLAKNPNGRIPALELEDGTVIAESNAILFYLAEGTRFWPEDRLARAQVLHWMFFEQYSHEPYLAVLRFWYRHGPMDAARRQQEPDKRERGEAALEVMERHLLSRSYFVGNSMTIADIALYAYTHAAEDGGFTLSRYPAIGLWLDRIASDHGHVPMLPEGYVPERLG, from the coding sequence ATGCTCCGGCTGTACGACTATCTCGATTCCGGCAACGGCTATAAGGTCCGGCTTTTGCTGGCCAAGCTGGGGCTGGCCTATGAGCTGGTCGAGCTGGACATTCTGAAGGGGGCGAGCCGTACGAAGGACTTCCTGGCGAAGAACCCGAACGGCCGCATCCCCGCGCTGGAACTGGAGGATGGTACGGTTATCGCCGAGTCGAACGCCATCCTCTTTTACCTTGCGGAGGGAACGCGCTTCTGGCCGGAAGACCGGCTGGCGCGCGCCCAGGTGCTGCACTGGATGTTCTTCGAGCAGTACAGCCACGAGCCCTATCTCGCCGTGCTGCGCTTCTGGTACCGGCACGGGCCGATGGACGCGGCCCGCCGGCAGCAGGAGCCGGACAAGCGGGAACGCGGCGAGGCGGCGCTGGAAGTGATGGAACGGCACCTGCTCAGCCGCTCCTACTTCGTCGGCAATTCCATGACCATCGCCGACATCGCGCTCTACGCCTATACCCACGCGGCGGAGGATGGCGGTTTCACCTTGTCGCGCTATCCCGCCATCGGGCTCTGGCTCGACCGTATCGCCAGCGATCACGGCCATGTGCCGATGCTGCCGGAGGGCTATGTGCCGGAACGGCTGGGCTGA
- a CDS encoding hydroxypyruvate isomerase family protein, which yields MPRFDANLDYLFLEQDGLPSRIAAAAKAGFRGVEMLRPYATPAAEVKAALASAGVEAVLINSPTDPEKGTMGHAALPGNEAVFEAEIAQALDYAAAIGAGRIHVLSGRIDPDSAPARDTLIANLKRAAPEAEKRGITLLIEPLNGRDQPGYFLNRAEQGAEIVAAIGHAAVRLQFDCYHTQVQQGDVLRRLEGVLDLVGHIQIAGPPARVSPDQGEVNYPWLLAEIDALGYGGWIGFEYRCPEGTAAGLAWAAPYGIRAG from the coding sequence ATGCCCCGTTTCGACGCCAATCTCGATTATCTGTTCCTGGAGCAGGACGGCCTGCCTTCCCGCATCGCGGCGGCGGCGAAGGCCGGCTTCAGGGGGGTGGAGATGCTGCGCCCCTACGCCACGCCCGCCGCCGAAGTGAAGGCAGCGCTGGCATCGGCAGGCGTGGAGGCGGTTCTGATCAACAGCCCGACCGACCCGGAGAAAGGCACGATGGGCCATGCCGCCCTCCCCGGCAATGAGGCGGTGTTCGAGGCGGAGATCGCGCAGGCGCTGGATTATGCCGCCGCCATCGGGGCGGGGCGAATCCATGTGCTGTCCGGCCGCATCGACCCCGACAGCGCACCGGCGCGCGACACGCTGATCGCCAATCTGAAGCGCGCCGCGCCGGAGGCGGAGAAGCGCGGCATCACGCTGCTGATCGAACCGCTGAACGGGCGCGACCAGCCGGGCTATTTCCTGAACCGCGCCGAACAGGGGGCGGAGATCGTGGCGGCCATCGGCCATGCGGCCGTGCGCCTGCAATTCGACTGCTACCACACGCAGGTGCAGCAGGGCGATGTGCTGCGCCGGCTGGAAGGCGTGCTCGACCTCGTCGGCCATATCCAGATCGCCGGGCCGCCGGCGCGGGTGTCGCCGGACCAGGGCGAGGTGAATTACCCCTGGCTGCTGGCGGAAATCGACGCACTTGGCTATGGCGGCTGGATCGGCTTCGAATATCGCTGCCCGGAGGGCACGGCGGCGGGGCTTGCCTGGGCCGCGCCCTACGGTATCCGCGCCGGCTGA
- a CDS encoding COX15/CtaA family protein, producing the protein MTAAADTAFAPDRTAHRRQIGRWLLVCSAAIFVMVVIGGITRLTESGLSMVEWRAFLDAVPPMSEAAWQRLFDLYRETPEFQHKNFWMTLSDFQTIFWWEYIHRLWGRGLGLLFLIPFLWFLVKGRIERPLLPALLLMFALGAVQGGIGWWMVKSGLVDQPDVSHYRLAVHLTVAFILHGVVLWTALDLIRGRIGAETHSATAVPLAGWSLALALWILFVVVTGAFVAGTDAGRAYNSFPLMDGHLVPEAYGVLTPYWMNLLENTAAIQFNHRLVATLTLLAALALWWKLRRHADPAVRLPANLLALAVVGQYLLGIMTLLAHVPVSLGAAHQGGAFLLFTAALWTAHAVRRSR; encoded by the coding sequence ATGACCGCCGCCGCCGACACCGCTTTCGCGCCTGACCGCACCGCGCATCGCCGCCAGATTGGCCGCTGGCTGCTGGTCTGTTCGGCCGCCATCTTCGTCATGGTGGTGATCGGCGGCATCACGCGGCTGACCGAATCCGGCCTGTCGATGGTGGAATGGCGCGCCTTCCTGGACGCCGTGCCGCCGATGAGCGAGGCCGCCTGGCAGCGGCTGTTCGACCTGTACCGCGAGACGCCGGAGTTCCAGCACAAGAACTTCTGGATGACCCTGTCCGACTTCCAGACGATCTTCTGGTGGGAATATATCCACCGGCTGTGGGGACGCGGGCTGGGATTGCTGTTCCTCATCCCCTTCCTCTGGTTCCTGGTGAAGGGCCGCATCGAGCGCCCGCTGCTGCCGGCGCTGCTGCTGATGTTCGCCCTCGGCGCGGTACAGGGCGGCATCGGCTGGTGGATGGTGAAGAGCGGGCTGGTGGACCAGCCGGATGTCAGCCACTACCGGCTGGCGGTGCATCTGACCGTCGCCTTCATCCTGCATGGCGTGGTGCTGTGGACCGCGCTGGACCTGATCCGCGGACGGATCGGCGCGGAAACACACTCCGCAACCGCCGTGCCCCTCGCCGGCTGGTCGCTGGCGCTGGCCCTATGGATCCTGTTCGTCGTGGTGACCGGGGCCTTCGTCGCCGGCACCGATGCGGGCCGCGCCTACAATAGCTTCCCGCTTATGGACGGGCATCTGGTGCCGGAAGCCTATGGCGTGCTGACGCCCTACTGGATGAACCTGCTGGAGAATACGGCGGCGATCCAGTTCAACCACCGGCTGGTGGCGACGCTGACGCTGCTGGCCGCGCTGGCGCTGTGGTGGAAGCTGCGCCGCCATGCCGATCCTGCCGTGCGGCTGCCGGCCAACCTGCTGGCGCTGGCGGTGGTTGGGCAGTATCTGCTGGGCATCATGACGCTGCTGGCGCATGTGCCGGTGTCGCTGGGGGCCGCGCATCAGGGCGGCGCCTTCCTGCTGTTCACCGCCGCGCTATGGACCGCGCATGCGGTCAGGCGGTCGCGCTGA
- a CDS encoding NAD(P)/FAD-dependent oxidoreductase gives MALELGIDRRPVLPPSLWAKTAVPAPDTTVLQGDVRADVCIIGGGYTGLSTAVHLKERDPSLSIVVLEAAEPGWGASGRNNGQVIPAMTRPDPTDMLREYGPDRGALYAAMIRDSASLTFDMIRRHGIACEAVQNGWVQPAHTPGRMKISEKRFREWEALGAPVALYDRDAIGKLVGSPHYEGGWGNTTGGHINPLGYARGLARAALAAGVAVHRMSPATGLERHHDGWRVTTPGGIVTAGSVVLATAGYSRDLWPPLVRSFVPFRNYQAATIPIGENQRAGIVPGNQAVSDTRGDLYFFRFDALGRLVTGGNLILPFSSTERLERMLPERLAWLFPQLAGIRMEHVWHGHFAVTMDRYPRLFELGPGLYSFIGCNGRGVALSTAMGGVLAGLVLGDDRASLPLPVTAPQPIAFHAVARRVAQSALAWYRWKDRREV, from the coding sequence ATGGCGCTGGAACTGGGGATCGACCGCCGGCCCGTACTGCCGCCCTCGCTGTGGGCGAAAACCGCCGTACCCGCGCCGGATACAACGGTCCTGCAGGGCGATGTGCGCGCCGATGTCTGCATCATCGGCGGCGGCTATACCGGCCTGTCCACCGCGGTGCATCTGAAAGAGCGCGACCCGTCGCTGTCCATTGTCGTGCTGGAGGCGGCGGAACCGGGCTGGGGGGCGTCCGGCCGCAATAACGGGCAGGTCATCCCGGCGATGACCCGGCCCGACCCGACCGACATGCTGCGTGAATACGGGCCGGATCGCGGGGCGCTCTACGCTGCGATGATCCGCGATTCGGCATCGCTCACCTTCGACATGATCCGCCGCCACGGCATCGCGTGCGAGGCGGTGCAGAATGGCTGGGTGCAGCCGGCGCACACGCCGGGCCGCATGAAGATCAGCGAGAAGCGCTTCCGCGAGTGGGAGGCGCTGGGCGCGCCGGTCGCGCTGTATGACCGCGACGCCATCGGGAAGCTGGTCGGCAGCCCGCATTATGAAGGCGGCTGGGGCAATACGACCGGCGGCCATATCAACCCGCTGGGCTATGCGCGCGGGCTGGCGCGCGCCGCGCTTGCGGCAGGCGTTGCGGTGCACCGGATGAGCCCGGCGACCGGGCTGGAACGCCATCACGACGGCTGGCGCGTGACCACGCCGGGCGGGATCGTGACGGCAGGGTCGGTGGTGCTGGCGACGGCGGGCTACAGCCGCGACCTCTGGCCGCCGCTGGTGCGCTCCTTCGTGCCGTTCCGTAATTATCAGGCGGCAACCATCCCCATCGGCGAGAATCAGCGCGCCGGCATCGTGCCCGGCAACCAGGCGGTGTCCGACACGCGCGGCGACCTCTATTTCTTCCGCTTCGATGCGTTGGGGCGTCTGGTTACCGGCGGCAATTTGATCCTGCCCTTCTCCAGCACGGAGCGGCTGGAACGCATGCTGCCGGAACGGCTCGCCTGGCTGTTCCCGCAGCTGGCGGGCATCCGGATGGAGCATGTCTGGCACGGCCATTTTGCGGTGACAATGGACCGCTATCCGCGCCTGTTCGAGCTGGGGCCGGGTCTCTATTCCTTCATCGGCTGCAACGGGCGCGGCGTGGCGCTCTCCACCGCCATGGGCGGGGTGCTGGCCGGGCTGGTGCTGGGCGACGACCGTGCCAGCCTGCCGCTGCCGGTGACAGCGCCGCAGCCCATCGCCTTCCACGCCGTGGCCCGCCGGGTCGCCCAGTCGGCGCTCGCCTGGTACCGCTGGAAGGACCGACGGGAGGTTTAA
- a CDS encoding Rieske (2Fe-2S) protein, which produces MSDLLCQLTDIPDGDSKGLTLEDGRDILLVRQGGAVFGYVNVCPHLFTPLEMMPDDFIDDSGQFIICATHGALFKIEDGECVAGPCQGESLTRVPLAIEDGAVKLAS; this is translated from the coding sequence GTGAGCGATCTTCTCTGCCAGCTGACGGATATTCCGGACGGCGATTCCAAGGGCCTGACGCTGGAGGACGGGCGGGATATCCTGCTCGTCCGCCAGGGCGGCGCGGTCTTCGGCTATGTGAATGTCTGCCCGCATCTGTTCACACCGCTGGAAATGATGCCCGACGATTTCATCGACGATAGCGGCCAGTTCATCATCTGCGCGACCCATGGCGCGCTGTTCAAGATCGAGGATGGCGAATGCGTCGCCGGACCGTGCCAGGGCGAGAGCCTGACCCGCGTGCCGCTGGCCATCGAGGACGGGGCGGTGAAGCTGGCCTCCTGA
- the hemC gene encoding hydroxymethylbilane synthase, with protein MKKKSLVRIGTRGSQLALAQASEVKARLAAAHEALRDPDAVEIVVISTTGDRVQDRPLAEIGGKGLFTKEIEEGLLDGSIDIAVHSMKDVPTVLPDGLVIDCILEREDARDAFLSGKASGIDDLPAGSVIGTSSLRRQALILSRRPDLKVVSFRGNVGTRLRKLENGDVDATLLAMAGLNRLAIQQTGTTPIPADVMLPAVAQGAIGIERRQSDDRIAGLLAPLNHSESAIRVTAERAMLAELDGSCRTPIAAHAVLAGGSLSLKGLVVLPDGTQRHDAALDGAPGDAAALGREVGLQLRREAGPEFFRLLGQG; from the coding sequence ATGAAGAAAAAAAGCCTCGTCCGAATCGGCACCCGCGGCAGCCAGCTCGCCCTGGCCCAGGCCAGCGAGGTGAAAGCCCGTCTCGCCGCCGCCCATGAGGCGTTGCGCGATCCCGATGCGGTGGAGATCGTCGTCATCAGCACCACCGGCGACCGGGTGCAGGACCGTCCGCTGGCGGAGATCGGCGGCAAGGGTCTGTTCACCAAGGAGATCGAGGAGGGGTTGTTGGACGGCAGCATCGATATCGCCGTGCACTCCATGAAGGATGTGCCGACGGTGCTGCCGGATGGCCTTGTCATCGACTGCATTCTGGAGCGCGAGGATGCGCGCGATGCCTTCCTGTCCGGTAAGGCGTCGGGCATCGACGATCTGCCGGCGGGCAGCGTCATCGGCACCTCCTCGCTGCGCCGCCAGGCGCTGATTCTCAGCCGCCGGCCCGACCTGAAGGTGGTCAGTTTCCGGGGCAATGTCGGCACCCGCCTGCGCAAGCTGGAAAATGGCGATGTCGATGCCACGCTGCTGGCGATGGCCGGGCTGAACCGGCTGGCGATCCAGCAGACGGGCACCACGCCGATCCCGGCCGATGTCATGCTGCCTGCCGTTGCACAAGGCGCCATCGGCATCGAGCGGCGGCAGTCGGACGACCGGATCGCCGGTCTGCTTGCGCCGCTGAACCACAGCGAGTCCGCTATCCGGGTGACGGCGGAGCGCGCCATGCTGGCGGAGCTGGATGGTTCCTGCCGCACACCGATCGCCGCCCATGCGGTGCTGGCCGGCGGCAGCCTGTCGCTGAAGGGGCTTGTCGTGCTGCCGGACGGCACGCAGCGCCATGATGCAGCGCTCGACGGGGCGCCGGGCGATGCCGCGGCCCTTGGCCGCGAGGTCGGGCTGCAGCTGCGGCGCGAGGCCGGGCCGGAATTCTTCCGGCTGCTGGGGCAGGGCTGA